In Patescibacteria group bacterium, a single genomic region encodes these proteins:
- the dnaG gene encoding DNA primase, with protein sequence MTTPLDEIKSRLDLVDYIRSYVNLSPSGKSLRGLCPFHKEKTPSFFVSPDKQVWYCFGCQKGGDLMKFVMEMERMEFAEALRFLADKAGIVLQKQDPKLLSLKNKVLDILAEASKFYRRSLVKTPEAVKYLNDRGLKNQTINFFQLGFAPGPPAKSWKNLYLHLRQLGFQDNEIEQAGLAVRSEKQELYDRFRNRIMFPIHDFNGRIIGFTARILPNNAETEAAKYINTPETLVYQKNKVLYGFFQTKDEIKNKDQAVLVEGNLDVLMAWQEGLKNVIAVSGTALSEFQLKNLKRFCQNLILSFDMDRAGELATDRSIGLAFQAGFNLEILSLAKGKDLADYAKEYPEKVAEVINSAKQVMEYYFEKIFSEAETDSIETKKKAVAYLLPRIKLLKNPVEQTEWLNKLSLKVKVPEKMLFEEFSQTNSVLEAVPDSDESLPAVGESLFIKSRWERLAEKILGLVLQFPELAPELESAIDYFPFRLQEFARLIVGLGRDKIKNQSFPEELDQSLLDYLILLADYEASLFPEKFSPEQEIKKSLLELKKAKLHSLIAEVSLAIKEAESGSNLGRAELLVKELIELTKKLSEVEVENVV encoded by the coding sequence ATGACCACACCTTTGGATGAAATCAAAAGCCGGCTTGATTTAGTTGATTATATTCGGAGTTATGTTAATTTAAGCCCTTCGGGCAAGAGCTTGCGCGGGCTTTGTCCGTTTCATAAAGAAAAAACCCCGTCTTTTTTTGTTTCCCCGGACAAACAAGTTTGGTATTGCTTTGGCTGCCAAAAGGGCGGAGATTTGATGAAGTTTGTGATGGAGATGGAGAGAATGGAGTTTGCTGAAGCGTTAAGGTTTTTAGCCGACAAAGCGGGAATTGTTTTACAAAAACAAGACCCTAAGCTGTTAAGCTTAAAAAACAAAGTTTTAGACATTTTGGCAGAGGCAAGCAAGTTTTATCGCCGGAGTTTGGTTAAAACCCCTGAAGCGGTCAAGTATCTGAACGATCGGGGTTTGAAAAACCAGACGATTAATTTTTTTCAATTGGGTTTTGCGCCCGGCCCGCCCGCTAAGAGCTGGAAGAATTTATATCTTCATCTTCGCCAGCTCGGTTTTCAAGATAATGAGATTGAACAGGCTGGTTTGGCGGTTCGCTCAGAAAAGCAAGAGCTTTATGACCGGTTCAGGAACAGGATTATGTTTCCGATCCATGATTTTAACGGCCGGATTATTGGTTTTACTGCCAGGATTTTACCCAACAACGCCGAAACAGAAGCGGCCAAGTACATTAACACCCCGGAAACTTTGGTTTATCAGAAAAACAAAGTTTTATACGGGTTTTTTCAAACCAAAGACGAGATAAAAAATAAAGACCAAGCGGTTTTGGTTGAGGGCAACTTAGATGTTTTAATGGCCTGGCAAGAGGGATTGAAAAACGTAATTGCTGTTTCCGGCACCGCGCTTTCCGAATTTCAGTTAAAGAATTTAAAGCGCTTTTGCCAGAACCTGATTTTAAGTTTTGATATGGATCGGGCCGGTGAATTGGCCACAGACCGGTCAATTGGGCTGGCTTTCCAAGCCGGATTTAATTTAGAAATTTTAAGCTTAGCAAAAGGCAAAGATTTAGCTGATTATGCTAAAGAATATCCGGAAAAGGTTGCTGAAGTGATAAATTCTGCCAAACAGGTAATGGAATATTATTTTGAAAAAATTTTTTCCGAAGCAGAAACCGACTCAATTGAAACCAAGAAAAAAGCGGTTGCTTATCTTTTGCCCAGAATAAAACTGTTAAAAAATCCGGTTGAGCAGACCGAGTGGCTGAATAAATTAAGTTTAAAAGTCAAAGTTCCGGAAAAGATGCTTTTTGAAGAATTTTCCCAAACCAACTCTGTTTTAGAAGCAGTTCCGGACAGCGACGAATCGTTACCGGCAGTTGGCGAATCGCTTTTTATTAAGTCCCGCTGGGAAAGATTGGCGGAAAAAATTCTTGGTTTGGTTTTGCAATTTCCGGAATTAGCGCCGGAATTGGAAAGCGCAATTGATTATTTTCCTTTCCGGCTTCAGGAATTTGCTCGGTTAATTGTTGGGCTTGGCCGGGATAAAATTAAAAACCAAAGTTTCCCCGAAGAGCTTGACCAGAGTTTGCTTGATTACTTGATTCTGCTGGCTGATTATGAGGCTTCGCTTTTCCCGGAAAAATTTTCTCCGGAACAAGAGATTAAAAAATCTTTGTTGGAACTGAAAAAAGCCAAACTTCATTCTTTGATTGCCGAAGTTTCTCTGGCGATCAAAGAAGCAGAATCCGGAAGCAATTTGGGCCGAGCCGAATTATTGGTTAAAGAGCTGATCGAATTGACAAAAAAGTTAAGCGAGGTTGAGGTTGAGAATGTGGTATAA
- a CDS encoding sigma-70 family RNA polymerase sigma factor encodes MIKLKKAPRPKRGRKPVKKIKKPVKRQKPKATKKIASFVRPYKKKQAAAKKPKAKIRTRSAKKTASRPKTAKKQTSLSRTKSGKTRPRRTTPQNKEIVEKIEALLKKGKSRGFITEEEIMTTVPELETNIDLVENLYERLFSSNINLIGSKNLLDFPGETVSDEEINKAIYFDNFDRLPDSVQVYLQEIGRIPLLTADEEKELARRAEKDDEEARQRLINSNLRLVVSIAKKHANRTSNLSLLDLIQEGNIGLSRAVDKFDYRRGFKFSTYATWWIRQAITRAIADYGRTIRIPVHMVETLSKFKKVKRRLQLELGREPLPEEIAAEMGEEVAKMHHLIKIDQDAVSLDRPVEQDDQSTLIGEFIKDETAPSPEELTFSKIVKEKLRGILSDLTERERKIVELRFGLTDGAIHTLEEVGREFNITRERVRQIEAKALERMREHEEIKKIREE; translated from the coding sequence ATGATTAAGTTGAAAAAAGCTCCTCGGCCTAAACGGGGGCGAAAACCAGTAAAGAAAATAAAAAAGCCGGTGAAAAGGCAAAAGCCCAAAGCAACTAAAAAGATTGCTTCTTTTGTCAGGCCCTATAAGAAAAAACAGGCAGCGGCAAAAAAACCAAAAGCCAAAATTAGAACAAGGAGTGCAAAAAAGACGGCTTCAAGGCCCAAAACCGCAAAAAAACAAACCAGCTTAAGCCGGACCAAATCTGGCAAAACCAGACCGAGAAGGACAACTCCTCAAAATAAGGAAATTGTTGAGAAGATAGAGGCGCTTTTGAAAAAGGGCAAATCTCGGGGTTTTATTACTGAAGAGGAAATAATGACCACGGTGCCTGAACTGGAAACAAATATTGATTTGGTTGAAAATCTTTATGAACGGCTTTTCTCTTCAAATATTAATTTAATCGGTTCAAAAAATCTGCTTGATTTCCCCGGAGAGACTGTTTCTGACGAGGAAATTAATAAGGCGATTTATTTTGATAACTTTGACCGTTTGCCTGATTCGGTTCAGGTTTATCTTCAGGAGATTGGCCGAATTCCGCTTTTAACCGCAGACGAAGAAAAAGAATTAGCCCGTCGGGCGGAAAAGGACGATGAAGAAGCTCGCCAGCGCTTGATTAATTCCAATTTGCGCTTAGTCGTTTCAATCGCTAAAAAGCACGCTAATCGGACATCTAATCTGTCTTTGCTTGACTTGATTCAGGAGGGCAACATTGGTTTGTCCCGGGCGGTTGATAAATTTGATTATCGCCGCGGGTTTAAATTTTCCACTTACGCGACTTGGTGGATTAGGCAAGCAATTACCCGGGCGATTGCCGATTACGGACGGACAATCAGAATTCCGGTTCATATGGTTGAAACTCTGTCTAAGTTTAAAAAAGTCAAGCGGCGGCTCCAGCTGGAATTGGGACGCGAGCCTTTGCCGGAAGAGATTGCCGCCGAGATGGGTGAGGAAGTGGCCAAAATGCACCATTTGATTAAGATTGACCAAGACGCGGTTTCTTTGGACCGACCGGTTGAACAGGATGACCAAAGCACCCTGATTGGCGAGTTTATTAAAGACGAAACCGCGCCCAGTCCGGAGGAATTAACATTTTCCAAGATAGTTAAAGAAAAGCTTCGGGGGATTTTGAGCGATTTAACTGAAAGGGAAAGAAAGATTGTTGAGCTAAGATTTGGCTTGACTGACGGCGCCATTCACACCTTGGAAGAAGTGGGCCGGGAGTTTAACATTACTCGAGAACGAGTTCGGCAAATTGAAGCCAAAGCTTTGGAGAGAATGCGCGAGCATGAAGAGATCAAGAAGATTAGAGAAGAATAA
- a CDS encoding HAD-IC family P-type ATPase, which translates to MDRGTINQRFWAKEPKETIEILQSSEKDGLSQDQAKERQLIFGPNILEKGKQLSKTEIFLNQLKSPLIFILIVSGGATAILKDYLDTLFILLAVLINSILGFYQENKAEETLEKLKTYIKENIRVLRDKKETEIDSQNIVPGEIIYLTAGKRVPADARLISANDLQIDESVLTGESLPQEKQTESLKIDIPLSERTNMVFGGTLVVEGAGKAIITATGKDSEFGKLASLVSEAKDTDTPLQKTIKRFSWTITGFLIVLILGIFWIGAVKGYSLFEMFLTSVAIAISSIPEGLPIAMTIILAVGVEQLAKKKGVVKKLIAAEALSATTTILTDKTGTLTQAKMTITGIWSLADLISKKLTAKTQALSRLSDEQKKIIKISLLNTDVLIVNPEEKPENWQIAGKALETSLVKQAGEWKILFGEEKNLHQPFTILPFNSKDKYSASIIKDSGGFHSLVGKRQKGNFLTIMGAPEILLSMAELSAEDYQAVLGKINQLARSGKRILAVGFKQLNQNLPTNKAEALKNLNQIEFLGIICFSDPLREDVLEAIEKVKQMGLKAVIVTGDHQGTAMAIAKELGFEIKENNVLDGSAISRLSDEELEKILPQIRVFARVTPEDKLRIINAYRKSREIIAMTGDGVNDAPALKQADVGIAVGSGTDVTKSVADLILLDDSFKTIVTAIEEGRKMLLNIKKVIVYLLSDSLEEVFLIGGSLLMSLPLPINALQILFVNFFADSFPALAFAFENGVDDHKKRIKQHQILDKEVKTLIFFIGASISLGLFLVYWWLLKTGVELSLVKTIVFITFSINSLIVAFSFRSLEKNIFHYNPFSNRYLNWGAGLGIVLTLSAVYLPPSQKVLETAPLPLIWLTAPFGFGLFSIFIIEAVKFLFAKKINVDKPKQTD; encoded by the coding sequence ATGGACAGAGGAACAATTAATCAACGCTTTTGGGCAAAAGAACCCAAAGAAACAATTGAAATTTTACAAAGCTCGGAAAAAGACGGCTTAAGCCAAGACCAAGCCAAAGAGCGCCAGTTAATTTTCGGGCCCAACATCCTTGAAAAAGGAAAACAGCTTTCAAAAACCGAGATATTTTTAAACCAGCTAAAGAGCCCGCTGATTTTTATTCTGATTGTCAGCGGCGGCGCGACTGCAATCTTAAAAGATTATTTAGACACTTTATTCATTCTTTTGGCGGTTTTAATCAACTCAATCCTTGGTTTTTACCAAGAAAATAAGGCTGAAGAAACGCTGGAAAAACTAAAAACTTATATCAAAGAAAATATCCGGGTTCTGCGGGATAAAAAAGAAACAGAGATAGACAGCCAAAATATTGTTCCCGGAGAAATTATTTATTTGACTGCCGGCAAAAGAGTTCCGGCTGACGCCCGGCTAATCTCAGCTAATGACTTGCAGATTGACGAATCTGTTCTGACCGGCGAATCCCTGCCCCAAGAAAAACAAACCGAAAGCTTAAAGATTGACATTCCTTTATCAGAAAGAACCAATATGGTTTTCGGCGGCACTTTAGTGGTTGAAGGCGCTGGCAAGGCAATTATCACCGCCACTGGCAAGGATTCTGAATTCGGCAAACTTGCTTCTTTAGTTTCTGAAGCCAAAGATACGGATACGCCGCTCCAAAAAACAATCAAAAGATTTTCCTGGACGATCACCGGCTTTTTAATTGTTTTGATTTTAGGAATATTCTGGATCGGCGCTGTCAAGGGCTATTCTTTATTTGAAATGTTCTTGACTTCAGTGGCGATTGCAATTAGCTCAATCCCCGAGGGTTTACCGATTGCCATGACAATAATTTTAGCTGTTGGGGTTGAGCAATTAGCCAAGAAAAAAGGCGTGGTGAAAAAATTAATTGCCGCAGAAGCCCTAAGCGCGACCACCACAATTCTGACAGACAAAACCGGCACTTTAACCCAGGCAAAAATGACGATTACCGGAATCTGGAGCTTAGCCGATTTAATCTCTAAAAAACTAACCGCGAAAACCCAGGCCCTGTCAAGACTGTCAGACGAACAGAAAAAAATTATCAAGATCTCTTTGCTTAATACTGATGTCCTGATTGTCAATCCGGAAGAAAAACCGGAAAATTGGCAGATTGCCGGCAAGGCGCTGGAAACCAGTCTGGTTAAACAAGCCGGCGAATGGAAAATCTTATTTGGTGAAGAAAAAAACCTGCACCAGCCGTTTACGATTCTGCCCTTTAACTCCAAAGACAAATACTCGGCTTCTATTATCAAAGACAGTGGCGGGTTCCATTCTTTGGTTGGCAAAAGGCAAAAAGGCAACTTTCTCACGATTATGGGAGCGCCGGAAATCCTTTTGTCAATGGCAGAATTAAGCGCCGAAGACTATCAAGCAGTTCTGGGGAAAATTAACCAGCTTGCCCGGAGCGGAAAAAGAATTCTTGCGGTAGGATTCAAACAACTCAACCAAAATCTGCCCACTAATAAAGCCGAAGCCCTAAAGAACTTAAATCAAATTGAGTTCTTAGGGATTATCTGTTTTTCTGACCCCCTGCGGGAAGATGTTTTGGAAGCAATAGAAAAAGTCAAACAGATGGGATTAAAAGCTGTAATTGTCACCGGCGACCACCAGGGCACAGCTATGGCAATTGCCAAAGAGCTGGGTTTTGAAATAAAAGAAAACAATGTTCTTGACGGAAGCGCAATCAGCCGGCTTTCTGACGAAGAGCTGGAGAAAATTCTGCCCCAGATAAGGGTTTTTGCCCGGGTAACACCTGAAGACAAATTAAGAATTATCAATGCCTACAGAAAAAGCCGGGAAATTATTGCGATGACCGGAGATGGAGTCAATGACGCCCCGGCTTTAAAACAAGCAGATGTTGGCATTGCCGTTGGCTCGGGCACTGATGTAACCAAAAGTGTCGCAGACTTGATTCTTTTAGACGACAGCTTTAAAACCATTGTCACCGCAATTGAAGAAGGCCGGAAGATGCTTTTAAACATTAAAAAAGTGATTGTTTATCTTTTGTCTGATTCTTTAGAGGAAGTTTTTTTAATCGGCGGCAGTTTGCTGATGAGCCTGCCTTTGCCGATTAATGCCCTGCAGATTCTTTTTGTTAATTTTTTTGCTGACAGTTTCCCAGCTCTGGCTTTTGCTTTTGAAAATGGTGTTGATGACCACAAGAAAAGAATTAAACAGCATCAGATTTTGGACAAAGAAGTAAAGACCTTGATTTTTTTCATCGGCGCCAGCATCAGCTTGGGTTTATTTTTAGTCTACTGGTGGCTTCTAAAAACCGGGGTGGAATTGTCCCTTGTCAAAACAATTGTCTTTATCACTTTTTCCATCAACAGCCTGATTGTCGCTTTTTCTTTCCGGAGTTTAGAAAAAAATATTTTTCACTATAACCCGTTTTCCAACAGATACCTTAATTGGGGAGCCGGTTTGGGCATTGTTTTGACTTTATCAGCAGTTTATCTGCCGCCATCCCAAAAAGTTTTAGAAACTGCCCCTCTGCCCTTAATCTGGCTAACAGCTCCGTTTGGGTTTGGTTTATTCAGCATCTTTATTATTGAAGCAGTCAAATTTTTATTTGCCAAAAAAATAAACGTCGACAAGCCTAAACAAACGGATTAA
- a CDS encoding cohesin domain-containing protein, with the protein MNLPGILQKHKRPIIFALMIFLAFFLFGLSIYSNQVLGEYKKDKLSQAANQITHQFNQDLELINNKMDNCACSEEIIPFIQGENIPELLKFLEKQKQDLDIDAVLVTDEQGIALTRTEYKNIRGDYIFSTTPWGEAVSRGEKIVAIEKGSPLPLIFVAGKQIEKNGQMIGAIFVAKIINQEYISGLKENFLPGGEIILYSQEQGVLASSFETDKEKALAQSFFNAGTDWFNQNLEKTALIKIDNDNYLAKNLIFPGINHSPGGLIILHPEIQIWEIFALALASTLFFTGFLSVFALILKQGRLNKKIFITIACLSFIFGGICFGTVYLINSKTPIQVKKLTETVYNSTLKLEPDSGIFNKDYEHEIKILASSGGETVNAFEINLDFDPEIINLKEIKTENSICTDQLFLEKTIDNQKGKIRISCIIPNPGFNQNQGELASLVIKPIKQGTYELKITEESRVLANDGLGTDVLRASQSGSYRIVDSGEKIPEILVFSDTHPNNSLWYRSREIHLSWIEPNKNYRSFAWTFNREPDYVPDKNFWAEKKSVNAIVFNDGIYYFHIAGIKNNQLGPVSHYQVKIDSTPPEPIKINTSEKTIKLGELLRVEFETKDTASGIESYYVKINNNAFFPARSPLFVILDKLGNNTIAVRAFDRANNFRDSEIIIQTTEKNIFQKIIKNSSETILNLTANLGQIVFK; encoded by the coding sequence ATGAATCTGCCCGGAATTTTACAAAAGCACAAAAGACCGATTATCTTTGCCTTGATGATTTTCTTGGCATTTTTTTTGTTTGGTTTATCAATTTATTCAAACCAAGTTTTGGGAGAATATAAAAAAGATAAATTAAGCCAGGCCGCTAACCAAATCACCCACCAGTTTAATCAAGACCTCGAATTGATTAATAATAAGATGGATAACTGCGCCTGTTCAGAGGAAATCATCCCGTTTATCCAGGGGGAAAACATTCCTGAACTGCTGAAATTTTTAGAAAAACAAAAACAGGATCTTGACATTGACGCGGTTTTGGTAACGGACGAACAAGGCATTGCTTTAACCAGAACTGAATACAAAAACATCCGAGGCGATTATATTTTCAGCACCACTCCTTGGGGCGAAGCAGTCAGTCGGGGAGAGAAAATTGTTGCGATTGAAAAAGGCAGTCCCCTGCCCTTGATCTTTGTTGCCGGCAAACAGATTGAAAAAAACGGCCAGATGATTGGGGCGATTTTTGTCGCTAAAATCATCAACCAAGAATATATTAGCGGGCTGAAAGAAAATTTTTTGCCCGGCGGCGAGATTATTCTCTACTCTCAAGAACAAGGGGTGTTAGCTTCAAGTTTTGAAACCGATAAAGAAAAAGCTTTGGCCCAATCTTTTTTCAATGCCGGCACAGATTGGTTTAACCAAAATCTGGAGAAAACCGCTCTGATAAAGATTGATAATGATAATTACTTGGCTAAAAATCTGATTTTCCCGGGGATCAACCACAGTCCGGGCGGATTAATCATTCTTCATCCTGAAATCCAGATCTGGGAAATTTTTGCCCTGGCTCTTGCCAGCACTTTGTTTTTCACCGGATTTCTAAGTGTTTTTGCCTTAATTTTAAAACAAGGACGGTTAAACAAAAAAATTTTTATCACAATTGCCTGCTTAAGCTTTATTTTTGGCGGAATCTGCTTTGGCACGGTTTATTTAATTAACAGCAAAACTCCGATTCAGGTAAAAAAATTAACCGAGACAGTTTACAACTCAACTCTTAAGCTTGAACCGGATTCAGGAATTTTCAACAAAGATTATGAGCATGAAATCAAAATCTTAGCCTCTTCCGGAGGTGAAACGGTCAATGCCTTTGAAATTAATCTTGATTTTGATCCGGAAATAATCAATCTTAAAGAAATAAAAACAGAAAACTCCATCTGCACTGACCAGCTTTTCCTGGAAAAAACAATTGACAACCAGAAGGGAAAAATAAGAATCTCCTGCATTATTCCTAATCCGGGTTTTAACCAGAACCAAGGCGAGTTAGCCAGTTTAGTAATCAAGCCAATAAAACAAGGGACTTATGAGTTAAAAATAACCGAAGAGTCCAGAGTTTTAGCTAATGACGGCTTAGGCACTGATGTGCTTCGGGCCAGCCAAAGCGGCAGTTACCGGATTGTTGATTCAGGAGAAAAAATTCCAGAGATTTTAGTTTTTTCCGATACTCATCCCAACAATAGTCTTTGGTACCGCTCAAGGGAAATTCACCTTTCTTGGATAGAGCCAAACAAAAACTACCGATCTTTTGCCTGGACTTTTAACCGCGAACCAGATTATGTTCCGGACAAAAACTTCTGGGCCGAGAAAAAATCAGTCAACGCCATTGTATTTAACGACGGAATTTATTATTTCCATATTGCCGGAATAAAAAACAACCAGCTTGGCCCGGTCTCGCATTACCAAGTAAAGATAGACTCAACTCCGCCAGAGCCAATAAAAATAAACACCAGCGAAAAAACAATCAAGCTTGGCGAACTGCTTAGAGTTGAGTTTGAAACCAAAGATACCGCAAGCGGCATTGAGTCTTATTATGTCAAAATAAATAACAACGCCTTTTTCCCGGCCCGATCGCCTTTGTTTGTTATCCTTGACAAACTTGGCAACAATACCATCGCTGTCCGGGCTTTTGACCGGGCAAACAACTTCCGCGATTCAGAAATCATTATCCAGACCACTGAAAAAAATATTTTCCAAAAAATCATTAAAAATTCATCAGAAACAATTCTCAACCTGACTGCCAATCTGGGACAGATTGTTTTCAAATAA
- a CDS encoding cation-translocating P-type ATPase, producing the protein MPINIRKYHPYRLLYIVAVVGFFLFSFTQPDHIFRLLTFLLAWAPVAWEALKSLKEKKFGSELFFVLAAVIALIGDEELAMTVVLLVVLVAEYFEELVEERTERAIESLLKLVPDTVLVQQDNEEKLLPISEVRIGMRVVVKTGTSIPVDGRVAHGKAEVNEASLTGESAVKTKRAGDPVFSGTFVENGSVIVETEKVGENTMFGRIRRLMEDAEKRKAGIQILADKVAYILTPLLILFIGAVWLFTKDIKLVITFLVFGSPIELALVTPLAILAGTVSAFRRGVIVKGGLALERFAKVDTLILDKTGTLTIGEPKVISVQTIDAEHSDKDVIRMAAIAEKRSGHVLASAVLAKAKEEGITVPEPDYYEYIPGHGATVRYQNQNIRLGSKHYIEAKDHGNVKVGAMLECADEDALHSSFYLACGEKLCGMICVADELRGDAVSTIEHFKEGGMKNIILLSGDRDEVAKRVANKLGISEAYGGVLPDAKLKKIQELQKQGHRVAMIGDGVNDAPALKAADVGIAMGAMGMEPAIEASDIALMSNDLSKVVSVHEISRRVIRTIKQNIILGLGLTHGLGMALAFLHVLNPIQAAFFHAVPDLLILYNSGRLIR; encoded by the coding sequence ATGCCAATCAATATAAGAAAATATCATCCTTACCGCTTACTTTATATCGTCGCAGTTGTCGGCTTTTTTCTTTTTTCGTTCACACAGCCTGATCATATTTTTCGGCTCCTCACATTTCTCTTAGCGTGGGCTCCGGTTGCCTGGGAAGCGCTTAAATCTCTCAAAGAGAAAAAATTCGGCAGCGAGTTATTTTTTGTGCTGGCCGCAGTCATTGCGCTGATTGGCGATGAAGAGCTGGCAATGACGGTTGTGCTTCTCGTCGTCCTGGTCGCGGAATACTTTGAGGAACTGGTAGAAGAACGAACGGAGCGAGCAATTGAAAGTTTGCTAAAGCTTGTCCCCGATACTGTTTTAGTCCAGCAAGATAACGAGGAAAAATTACTGCCGATAAGCGAAGTTCGCATCGGAATGAGAGTAGTTGTCAAAACCGGAACAAGTATTCCGGTTGACGGCAGAGTCGCTCATGGAAAGGCAGAGGTTAATGAGGCCTCGCTTACCGGCGAAAGCGCCGTCAAAACAAAGCGAGCGGGCGATCCGGTTTTTTCAGGAACATTTGTGGAGAACGGAAGTGTAATTGTGGAAACTGAAAAAGTCGGTGAAAACACCATGTTTGGCCGCATTCGCCGCTTGATGGAAGATGCAGAAAAGCGTAAGGCCGGTATTCAAATTCTCGCCGATAAGGTCGCCTACATACTCACCCCGCTCCTTATTCTTTTTATCGGCGCCGTCTGGCTGTTCACGAAGGACATCAAACTAGTGATTACGTTTTTGGTATTCGGCTCGCCGATTGAGCTTGCGCTCGTTACGCCGCTCGCCATTCTTGCCGGCACCGTGTCAGCGTTTCGTAGAGGCGTGATTGTGAAAGGCGGGCTCGCGCTCGAACGGTTTGCAAAAGTTGATACATTGATACTTGATAAGACCGGGACGCTCACCATCGGCGAACCGAAAGTTATTTCTGTCCAAACGATTGACGCGGAGCACTCGGATAAAGATGTGATCCGCATGGCCGCCATTGCTGAAAAGCGATCGGGGCATGTTCTTGCCTCGGCCGTGCTTGCAAAAGCAAAGGAGGAGGGAATAACGGTTCCAGAACCCGATTATTACGAGTATATCCCAGGCCACGGCGCGACCGTTCGCTATCAAAATCAAAACATTCGGCTCGGCAGCAAGCACTATATTGAAGCGAAAGACCACGGCAACGTTAAAGTGGGCGCGATGCTTGAATGCGCAGACGAAGACGCGCTCCACTCGTCTTTTTATCTTGCCTGCGGCGAGAAGCTGTGCGGCATGATTTGCGTTGCCGATGAACTGCGCGGCGACGCCGTTTCGACCATTGAGCATTTCAAAGAGGGAGGCATGAAAAATATTATTCTTTTAAGCGGCGATCGCGATGAAGTGGCAAAGCGAGTGGCAAATAAACTTGGAATTAGCGAGGCCTATGGTGGAGTTCTACCGGACGCTAAATTAAAGAAAATTCAGGAATTGCAGAAGCAGGGTCATCGCGTAGCAATGATCGGCGACGGTGTGAATGACGCGCCGGCTCTCAAAGCCGCCGATGTCGGGATTGCCATGGGCGCGATGGGTATGGAGCCAGCCATTGAGGCGTCCGATATTGCGCTCATGTCCAACGATTTAAGCAAAGTCGTTTCAGTGCACGAAATATCGCGCCGCGTTATCCGTACCATCAAGCAAAACATAATCTTGGGTCTTGGACTCACGCACGGTCTTGGCATGGCGCTTGCGTTCTTGCATGTGCTAAATCCCATACAAGCCGCGTTTTTCCACGCCGTACCCGATCTCTTAATTTTGTATAATTCCGGTCGTTTGATTCGCTAA
- a CDS encoding DUF5320 domain-containing protein: MPRYDGTGPMGFGPGTGWGMGPCGLGWGRGWGYGYGFRRFISPKNELSVLEEEKQLLEEELTVIREEIASLKKEQNK, encoded by the coding sequence ATGCCAAGATATGACGGAACTGGCCCTATGGGTTTCGGACCAGGCACTGGTTGGGGCATGGGTCCCTGCGGCTTGGGCTGGGGGCGTGGCTGGGGTTATGGCTATGGATTCAGAAGGTTCATCTCTCCTAAAAATGAACTTTCTGTTTTAGAAGAAGAAAAACAACTGCTTGAGGAAGAATTAACTGTTATTCGCGAGGAAATTGCCAGCTTAAAAAAGGAGCAGAATAAATAA
- a CDS encoding DUF134 domain-containing protein, whose protein sequence is MPRPRLCRRIRFNPNATYFKPQGVPMRFLGVVELTTEEVEALRLKNIKDLDQKEAAQKMNTSQSTFQRILSSAYKKITKALIEGKAIKIVKIE, encoded by the coding sequence ATGCCCAGACCGCGACTTTGTCGAAGAATTAGATTTAACCCAAATGCAACTTATTTCAAGCCCCAAGGGGTGCCAATGAGGTTTTTAGGGGTGGTCGAATTAACTACCGAAGAGGTAGAAGCTTTGAGGTTGAAAAATATCAAAGATTTAGACCAAAAAGAAGCAGCTCAAAAGATGAATACTTCCCAAAGCACTTTTCAGAGAATTTTGTCCTCGGCTTACAAAAAAATCACTAAAGCGCTGATAGAAGGTAAAGCAATAAAGATAGTGAAAATAGAATAG